The nucleotide sequence ataattattattatcattattgtttataatatataGGACTCATATGTGAGGCTTTTTCTTGAGAAAGAAGTCTTTCCTGGAAATAGGAAACTTGTTCTGATTGAAAGGTGAAGAAAATATGATTCCTTTCACTAAACCTGCCCCATTCAGTAATCCATTCTTTTGTGTAGCAATACAGGTGCACAGGAAGAGGATAATAgtataaaaaggaggaaatattaaACTTAAAGTGAAGCTATAATATTCATTCTCTAAACTTAATCAGGCTGGCAGCAGTTTTTGGCTAGTACAATGAAAGTGAAGATAGTCACTAGGTCGTGGTTcatctccttcagtttcttctatgaATGTCTTCTCTGTCAGAGAGACATTCACTTGAGCCTTTTTAATACTAAACCATGTGCATTTCCTGATTGATGAGGACTGCAGGTAAAAGACGGAGCAGGTCAAAAGTTTAAAGGCTAACATATCTCTAGCAACTTGAAACCAGTATGGTAGTGAGTAAATTGAAGAAACCAGCCTTTTTGACAGACATCTTATCAAATCTGCCAATATAAGAAGCCAACTATTTCAAAAAATCCTTCCCCCCTCTTTAAAGCCTTAGATTAAAGGGCACTAAAACTGCAGATCAGAAAACTTACCCTTGCCAGACATATTTAAGTATTATTTGTCATaattttgggacaaaaaggaaagaggTTTTCTATTATCCCTTTTTGTCATGTTAATGGTGGTGCCTCTACATACTCACAGTAATTCAATTTGGTAATGACAAATTGAGTGTCTACTCTCTACTTGGACCATAGTGCTATTTTGGCCACTAGTGCTTCTAATAACTTGTTGATTTTGATATATTGAAGTTTGCAGAACACAATGGGATTGGGGACCCAAGACCAAATTATATGTATAAGCAGTGAATGTGATTGTATTGTTGTAATACTCTACATACCTTTATGGGTACTCAGGATTTAGTGGTCCCATAGTAGAAAAAGTACCCAATGATGTACCCAAgctctagggcaggggttggcaacctttttggctgtgagagtcataaacgccacattttttaaaatgtaatttcatgagagctgtacagagctcacagtgcgtgctcccgtaacagcgcctgaaaaaaaattgactttatggctcctgcagaaagagccatatctggccctcaaaagagccagatatggctctcgagccatacgttgccgacccctgctctagggtaTGAATACagtctctgccacttactagatatataactatatgatgTTAAATTTCAATGTTGTAAACTtcagttttcctatttttaaaaggcattaaCATTATCCATTACTACCTATATCACTGACATACGTGGAGAGTGCTTTgaaaaaccttaaaatgttatataaatatgaattgttctttaaaaatggAACCAATATCATATTCTGTGTCTACCTCAGAGAAGTAGCTTCAAATGATATcacaaatgtaaataaattataattgtaattattgTCATTGTAGTGGTCCATGAATAACTAATTGTTGGTTATGATGATTGTCACCCTAGAAACAAATTTTGCTAAATCCTGTCTTTGAAGTTTTCCTTTAACAACTTTTTTATACCCAACATGACATAAAGAAGTAAAGACTTTTGTCTacctaaaaatattttacattaaacttctaaagtagagaaaagaaatttaatataatgCAGACCATTACCTTATTTCTTCATAAATGCCCCTCTTTAAACTATTTTATGGTTAAATTAAACACATGGATCAACAGAACATAGCTTTATAAGGGAATACTTTCATACTAGTAGGCAAACATGCTAAGATATTcaaattcctaaaattaaaattgtaaaaGAAGATTCCCACCTTAATGAATGCTTGCTCTTCATTTGCTTTGTTGCAGGCATCCCAAGATATAATAGATTCTCTCTGTTCAGATCCTTGCTTACTAGTAAATTCTTGTGAATTACTTGCTGAAAAATTTAAATGGCTCTTCCTGGAATTGATAGTACAGGAAACCTCGTGTGAATATGCCTGAAGAAATGCTTGTACTCCATCTATCCCCAGAAACTGTGAAGTTTGAATACCCTCCAAATGTGTACTTGTTGATCCCAGCTCCATACACCACTTTCGAAGCCTGAGTGCCAATAATAGGAtaatgaaggaaaagaataagcaGGACTCTGCAGCTACTGCAATCACCAGGTAGAATGTGAGACTGGAGTCATTTGGGGATTCAGGTGTCACTAGGTTGCTGAGATCTGAAAGGATCTCAGGGATGCTGTCAGCCACTGCAATTGTAACACTGATAGTGGCAGAGAGAGGAGGGTCCCCATTGTCTGTGACAGCTACTACCAGAGTTTGTTTGATGGAATCTTTTTCCAGGAAAGCTCTGGTAGTAGTTATCTCACCTGTGTGTAATCTCATTGCGAAGAGCCCAGGCTCTGTGGCCTTGAGTATATGGTAGGACAGCCAGGCATTCTGACCAGAGTCTGCATCCACTGCCATCACCTTGGTCACCAGGTAGCCTGACTCTGCAGAGCGTGGGGCCAGCTCCACTCCGCTAGAACTATCTGAGGGGAAGGCAGGGTACAGGATTTCTGGGGCGTTGTCATTCTGATCTAGGATgaaaagagtcagagacacaTTGCTGCTGAGAGGAGGGTCCCCAGAATCCCTGGCTGTCACTCTCAGCTGAAGCTCCGGGAACTGTTCATAGTCAAAGGAGCGCAGAGCATACAGGACACCGGTCTCAGAGTTGATCGAAAtataggaagagagaggagatccCTGGAAAGTCTCATTGATAATTGAATAAGTAAGTTGGGCATTCGCTTCCGTGTCTGCATCACTTGCCTTGGGAGAAGATATTGTAGCTCCAGGCGAATTGTTTTCCATTAGATAAGCCAAATAGTGACTTCGGTGGAATAATGGGgggttgtcatttttatcagATACCTGCAGTTGTATCACTTGGCTTGATGTTAGGGGTGGATCCCCTCTGTCTTCCGCGGTAATAGTAATATTGTAGCTGGAAATTTGCTCCCTGTCCAGGATTTCGCTGGATATCAAACTGTAATAGTTATCAAATGAACCCGAAATCTCGAAGGGAACTTGCTTGGAAATCGTGCACCGGATCTGTCCATTTTCTCCAGAATCTCTGTCATGGGTGTTAAAAAGGGCAATTATCGTCCTTAGTGGAGAGTCTTCTGGGATTGGACTGAAGAGGGAAGTGATAGTGATTTCTGGGGAATTGTCATTGACATCGGTCACTCGAAGTAGAATGTGGGCCAGGGCAAAAAGTCCTCCTCTGTCAATAGCCTGCACTTCAAGCTCATGTAACTGATCGGCCTCGAAATCCAGGCCTCCCACTATTCTGAGCTCTCCACTGGTGGACCCGATATGGAACAGCAAGGAAGAAGCCTCAGAGAGCTTTATTAACGAATAAGTTATCTCGGAGTTGGAACCTTCATCACGGTCGGTGGCCTGCACCTTGACCACCACTGTGTCCGCTTGCACATCCTCAGGCACGCTCACCTCATAGAGAGAGCGCTGAAATATGGGAGCGTTGTCATTCACATCTAATACTTTGATTCGGATCTGAGTCTCTCCGGTTCTCACTGGATCCCCACCGTCTACAGCTATGAGGAGAAGCTGGTGTTCAGCTTGCTCCTCTCGATCCAGAGATTTTTCCAACACCAGCTCCGCATATTTTGTACCCCCAGCTTTAGTATGCACATTGAGGCTGAAATATGCGCTCTGACTAAGTAGGTAATTCTGGAGACTATTACTGCCTACATCTGGATCCTTTGCATCCTGGAGATGAAAGCGggttcctggagtagttatttcTCTGATCTCTAACAAAATTTCCTCGGCAGGGAAGCTGGGCGAATTATCATTTATATCTAGAATTTCCACTTCAGCACGAACCAGCTTTATTGGCTCCTCCATAAGAACCTGGAGGGTCATCAGACACCGAGGGATTTGTCCACATACTTCCTCTCTGTCTATTTTCTCACTGACATACAAACGACCATTTTGTAAATTCAGAGTGAAATGCTGCTTTTTACCTCCAGAGGCTATGCGAGCTCCTCGCTCCCACAGTTCCCGTGGCTGCAGCCCCAGATCCTTTGAGATGTCGCCCACAAAAGAgcccttctccatctcctccgGAACCTCATAGCGGAACTGCCCGCATCCGGCCTGGCACAGAGTCcccaagagaaaacaaagaaggaCTTGCCCTCTGCAGTCTCGGAGCCTCGGTCCAGCACCCATTTTCCTCTTCAGGAGGAACCACTTCTTGTTTTTGGTGAAGATATGCCGTTATTTTCCCGCTTTTGTTTTCGTTTCTAGGCTCCAATGATCGATCCTGGGCATAAGGGTCTAACTTAACTGTAGTCACTCTGCTCTTATACATTCAAGTTATATTGTTTAAGGTCAATGTTGTTCTATCAGTAAAATTCAGGAGAATATCTCTTGGTGTCTGAGTTTTCAGACTTTGGTAGAATAGCGGCACCCAGAGTCTTTGCTGACAATGGCAAGGCATTAAGTTAAGTTGCTATATTGATTTGCATCTTCTGGTGATGATTCTTAATCCATTCTTTCTCGCTCATTCAACATGaatccaaaagcatttattaaatggccaCTGTATTCAGAGGTGTGGGCAAAGCTTAGATAACATAATATCTATGGCTTCTTCAAGTTCCCGCTAGCAGGTGTGTAAGACACAACTGCTATAACTGTAATACACAATATTACTAGATAAAGACTTTAAAGAGGTGTAGAACAGAGTACTATATGGGAGCAAGGGACGTTGTTATAGATCAGTCAggttttaaaattgtatttgggggtttgctttttttggttgtttttttttaacgttttttaatttaattttgatacAGCAGTCATATGAAGTGGAAAAAGTAGTTAGGACACTGTGCTTAGACTACTGTGCTTGGAGATAGGAAGGTCTGGGCTAACATCCTGCCGCTGTATGATCCAGAGTCAGTTAATCTTTGTGAAGTTCAGGACTCTATCTCAGTCTCTCTGTtttgtcactgtctctgtctctgcctattTGTCTGtttgttcctctttctcctcttcatccATCCCTCACTCTTGTTATTATTTGACCAAAAGTTCTTCATTCCTCTGGAAAATTCAACCTACATTGATTTAGACGTTTGTTGACAAGAAACTTGAATTAAGTAGTATTCTGAACCTTCAAAAATGCTTATTTGCattataaaaaatacttatttaggCCAGGTGAAGTAAAAGCAGAGAACCCTATTTCTTTAATGTGAGATAACATGTTCTCCAAGAATCATCTTTATCCATCAATACTTTTATGGTTTATGGTTTGCTTCATTGATTCTGTCACTGTTTATGCTATCACTGCCTTCTATCAATGCTTATTCGCATAATAAAATATTGTACTTGCTCTCAAGCATTAGTTTATCTCTGAGATAAGATTGAGAGAGAATTGAAAATGAATTGCAACAATATGATTAATCTTATTTATATATactgtttctgttttttcaaaaactatttttaaaactctaagaCACCATCTCTGGGTctccctgctatcattttcctTGACTCTCCTTGCCATTTTATGAAAGAAATCTGTTTCTCCATTGAGTTTAATTTTGAGCTTGGAAAAGATCTGCCATAGAAGGAGTTCGAATTATTTATGTAGATATGAAatgtaagaataaaaaattaatatccaatactccaagaattattatttataagatttattaataatcacttgaagtaaaggaataaaatagcctgagtaaagaggaGTTTACCCAGACTGCATTagcaggagaaaagagagaaagggcagAGTTACAGAAAGTTTTATCTATACAGTGTAAGGAAGTAAGGTggggatgaaaggaaagggattctggtAGATGAAGTCCAAGGGCACAAAATTCTagttacattatatatatatattgaactaaatcatcaaaaaaagaaattatttggatGATTCTTTTTGTGTATACACccaaaaataatataatgtaaggaaatattattatattaaggaTAATTAAAATGAGTACTGGGAATCAGCAAGAAGGCATAGTAGCATGATAGATTGATGCAGGGCCTTTGGAAATGTCTGGGATAGGAATGAGTAAAAGTCACTAAAACACACAAAAGAAGGAATTAAATAAATGGAGGACTATATATTAAGGAATTCTAGATAGTAGatccaaaatgaataaatagtGCATTCCATAGAATATTTTACAAGAAATAAGAACCAGAAAAGAACATCTGGGATAAATATCAAGATAATTTTTGCAAGACAGAAACagcagaaagagaggaaagacgAATTAGACATGTCAGTGACTGAGGTCAACATAAtctctgaattgtttctttctaagcATAGAGACAGTATGGTAGAGTAGACAGAGAACTGGACTCAAATCAAAAAGATCCTAAATTCAAGTCCAtactctgtgaccttggccagCTCACTCCATTTCTCAGTTCTCTAAGACtcaaaattgcagagaaggtgttgacctgcattggtagagggagtttccataccTAGAAGTTCTCTATAGaaacaaaatcacaaaattaGTCCTTATGTTTATCTCTTTTTAACCTAAAACTAAGGAGAGACTAGAATCACAAAAGTAAGGAATACTATTCCCTCAGGGACTAGAAAGGATGGACTAATTAAGTAGTGTAATATACCTtcagaatatgaagaattcagtgTTGTATAGTGTGGCCATAAAATATATAGTGTAAGCAGAAATGTGATCCAGGATGCAAGTGTTAAAGTATTAAGGACCACTCCACTTAGCTGAAGACAGGTGGCTGTTAATAAGTGAGACTTAGGGACTGTGTATTTTTCAGCTTTGTGCTCCTTGCCTTGAAAGAAAGGTGGTCGCTTTTGATCTGCTTTATTAATGTGAAAATGAAGCTATGGAACTGTGAGACAGATTCAACAACAATAGTTCTTTTACCTCAAGGTTTATTTTTgaatcagaattgtttttattggATCTGGTCTAAGCAGATGGGGGATGGGCTAccataagaaaatataaagaccACAGactttaatggggaaaaaaatcccttgGGAAGTATGAGCAAAGAGATTTGGATGTCCATTCATCAAGATAATCTTGGAACTGCTTAAGTTTactctttttcttatatttatagtcacatgccatctgaaaaaaattatgcaAGTTAGACGCTACCACAAGTTTCTGGTAACTACTGTGCTCCTTGACATTAGTCAAATAGGACTTCCCACACAAGTAAGAACTACTACTCTAGCCTCTCGCAAAGGGGAAGGGACTTATTTATGGCATGACCACCATTTTACAGGTCACCTGAGGGTAGAATAAATCAAGTTAGATTCtgcatccttttttaaaatagcatgcTTTTAGGAACAGAAGTATGTTGTTTATTCTCATAAAGAAAAGATATAGAAACTTAGCTctgtacctggcatatagtaggagcttaataaatatttatagattggTTGATTAAGAAGAAAAAGTTATAGAGAGTACTCTTCTTTGTCTCTTATACTCAAACTCAATCTGACTTTACTTACAATTAGTCTGTACTGATAATTTACAGAAGTATCATAACACAACACAGTAGTCTTGACACATCTGAATTGAGTACTGCCAATCACTAGCCTAGATTGCTCTAAACTTCAGGAAGATGTCACGGTACCATTTATATTCCATTCCCACCACTCCACTGTGTCCTTTGTATAAAAGGCTGTCATACCAGTAGGATTTACTTAAGGGCATATTCACATGACTGAActttaacttttaaataaaataatcaggAGACCATTTTTTCATGGCAAATTGAAtcgttttctttatttttagttccTAGTTAGAGTTGCAGTGCTACACCTGGGAAAATCAAAACAGGAAGCAGTGCTAACCAGCACATTATTATCTgatgtttttattcattaattcttaattaaaatgTAATGTCAATATGTAGTTTGTAGTCACTGAAATCTATGTAGATTCTGTTTTTTCCCTCATCATGGAGAATTCATGAGGGATTTCACTAATGTGATTTCACCAATATGGGGATTCTTTTCACTAACTCAGAAAATAATATCTCTATCATTACTAGAGAAGTTCTAGGGAGTAGTATGGAGACATATAGTGATTGCCTAAGATTTCCACGTCAAgctcagagactggatttgaacaaaCGGTTTTTCCCACCTCTACATCTGGCATTCTAATCACTATGTGAAGGGGGCCTCATATTAagtaagtatatattaaatattttaagatattataaTTCATTCAAATATTAGATCAGACGCAAACTTTAATGACATCCATCCTCATGCAACAACATTGTTTACTGGAGCAGTCTGGTAGAATTGAAAGTTCCTTTTGATTGGGGAGTCAGATAATCATTGAATATATGGATTGAGTTGCCTTTTGCAATTTACTGAACTGCATCAAAGGAATTAGTCCCTAAAATAGGTGGCAATGGTATTTGCTACTTATctttagaagaaaaagatattttgttcttcaagaCAGAGGAGTTATACTATTCAAAAGTTATACTATATACTATGTTATACTCTTTGATAGGATTATAAGATTCTTcacagatttggagctagaagcaAACCTAGATATCAACTGGTTTTATAGCCTCACTTTATAAATGCACAAATTGAGATCCAATGAGGTAAAGGAATGCCCAGTATCACACAAATAGCAAATCATCGATCTCAGATGTGAAATTCGGGTCATTTGCTGCCTCGTtatattttgctaatttt is from Gracilinanus agilis isolate LMUSP501 chromosome 2, AgileGrace, whole genome shotgun sequence and encodes:
- the LOC123233845 gene encoding protocadherin gamma-A10-like, translated to MGAGPRLRDCRGQVLLCFLLGTLCQAGCGQFRYEVPEEMEKGSFVGDISKDLGLQPRELWERGARIASGGKKQHFTLNLQNGRLYVSEKIDREEVCGQIPRCLMTLQVLMEEPIKLVRAEVEILDINDNSPSFPAEEILLEIREITTPGTRFHLQDAKDPDVGSNSLQNYLLSQSAYFSLNVHTKAGGTKYAELVLEKSLDREEQAEHQLLLIAVDGGDPVRTGETQIRIKVLDVNDNAPIFQRSLYEVSVPEDVQADTVVVKVQATDRDEGSNSEITYSLIKLSEASSLLFHIGSTSGELRIVGGLDFEADQLHELEVQAIDRGGLFALAHILLRVTDVNDNSPEITITSLFSPIPEDSPLRTIIALFNTHDRDSGENGQIRCTISKQVPFEISGSFDNYYSLISSEILDREQISSYNITITAEDRGDPPLTSSQVIQLQVSDKNDNPPLFHRSHYLAYLMENNSPGATISSPKASDADTEANAQLTYSIINETFQGSPLSSYISINSETGVLYALRSFDYEQFPELQLRVTARDSGDPPLSSNVSLTLFILDQNDNAPEILYPAFPSDSSSGVELAPRSAESGYLVTKVMAVDADSGQNAWLSYHILKATEPGLFAMRLHTGEITTTRAFLEKDSIKQTLVVAVTDNGDPPLSATISVTIAVADSIPEILSDLSNLVTPESPNDSSLTFYLVIAVAAESCLFFSFIILLLALRLRKWCMELGSTSTHLEGIQTSQFLGIDGVQAFLQAYSHEVSCTINSRKSHLNFSASNSQEFTSKQGSEQRESIISWDACNKANEEQAFIKSSSIRKCTWFSIKKAQVNVSLTEKTFIEETEGDEPRPSDYLHFHCTSQKLLPA